One window of Corynebacterium accolens genomic DNA carries:
- a CDS encoding FxsA family protein, giving the protein MPFLYLVLYMLAETLAFWAVAEWIGVFWALIALFITMFFGMSIASIEVRRLMGKQVEQAGDGTYYVRDDNVGKTAGNVGLTLAGGMLLSLPGFLTSFLGILLIFAPTRSLFRKFMAVSIYRKVERMGVRIYEASPMAQQHDSYGNFGSFGQAAGQSFGQSSGQSDSHEVIDEEELRNWSENLDPDDFGPRGGDDNSQGGK; this is encoded by the coding sequence ATGCCGTTTTTATATCTCGTCCTCTATATGCTGGCGGAAACCCTAGCGTTTTGGGCCGTAGCCGAGTGGATTGGCGTCTTTTGGGCGCTCATTGCCCTGTTCATCACGATGTTCTTTGGCATGTCCATCGCCAGCATTGAGGTGCGCCGGCTGATGGGTAAACAGGTAGAGCAGGCCGGTGACGGGACCTACTACGTGCGCGATGACAACGTAGGAAAAACCGCCGGCAACGTGGGCTTGACCTTGGCCGGTGGCATGTTGCTGTCCCTGCCTGGGTTCTTGACCAGTTTTCTGGGGATTCTGCTCATCTTCGCCCCAACGCGGTCGCTGTTTCGAAAGTTTATGGCCGTATCCATCTACCGCAAGGTGGAGAGGATGGGTGTGCGCATTTACGAGGCATCGCCCATGGCGCAACAGCACGATAGCTATGGCAACTTTGGTTCCTTTGGGCAAGCAGCGGGGCAATCCTTTGGTCAGTCCTCTGGTCAGAGCGACTCCCACGAGGTAATCGATGAGGAAGAGCTGCGCAACTGGTCCGAGAACCTGGATCCTGATGACTTCGGTCCCCGCGGAGGCGACGATAACTCACAGGGTGGAAAATAA
- a CDS encoding precorrin-3B synthase, translating into MHYPEFFQHPESGTCLRLHVVGGFTSPNDWIHLGYCAAHWADGSVYIRPNSAIELRGVTDKAQLAAELDKLELQSFHIPMLASPLSAAAKQAARELATHLYTEQPGLESLAITTTDDDLPASATQVSMRLLDDATLDIIQSPATNSPTAGLSLADAAAHLQRLGAQSTETKGTGASGSELNAEPGPIGWLDEHQADGVVDLGAGVHQGAIPAQFAQLIGQLEVAITVTPWGGLVFHDIAEGDAEVVLRVLAPRGFIFDINSPLLREG; encoded by the coding sequence ATGCATTACCCCGAATTTTTCCAGCATCCCGAGTCCGGCACTTGCCTGCGCCTGCACGTTGTGGGCGGTTTTACCAGCCCCAATGATTGGATCCATTTGGGTTATTGCGCGGCGCACTGGGCCGATGGCAGCGTTTATATCCGCCCCAATTCCGCCATCGAGTTGCGGGGAGTTACAGACAAGGCCCAGCTTGCGGCGGAGCTGGATAAATTAGAGCTGCAGAGCTTCCACATTCCTATGCTGGCCTCTCCCCTTTCTGCCGCGGCGAAGCAGGCCGCGCGCGAGCTGGCCACGCACCTGTATACCGAACAGCCCGGCTTGGAGTCGCTCGCGATTACCACTACCGACGACGATCTCCCGGCTTCTGCCACGCAGGTCAGCATGCGGCTGCTTGACGATGCCACCTTGGATATCATCCAGTCCCCCGCCACCAACAGCCCTACCGCAGGCCTCTCGCTTGCCGATGCCGCAGCCCACCTCCAACGCCTCGGTGCGCAAAGCACCGAGACGAAGGGCACTGGGGCAAGTGGCTCGGAGCTTAACGCGGAACCAGGGCCGATTGGCTGGCTGGACGAGCACCAGGCAGATGGCGTGGTCGACCTTGGCGCGGGCGTCCACCAAGGCGCCATCCCGGCACAGTTCGCGCAGCTTATCGGCCAGCTCGAGGTGGCCATCACCGTCACCCCGTGGGGTGGCTTAGTCTTTCACGACATCGCGGAGGGCGATGCCGAGGTCGTCCTCCGCGTGCTCGCCCCGCGCGGTTTTATCTTTGATATCAACTCGCCCCTGCTGCGGGAGGGCTAG
- a CDS encoding SDR family oxidoreductase: MAGVLILGGRSDIGGEIAQRVARGNDIVLAARGTHGLEEITSQLKAAGARSVHQLSFDAEDFSQHRQIFAEAKERVGAIELTVVAFGILGDQDRADTDPAHAAQIATIDYTAQVSVLTVAAQSMPRGHIVAFSSIAGWRARRANYVYGSTKAGLDAFCQGLADRLHGSGLGLITARPGFVIGSMTQGMKPAPLSVRPGDVADAVVACIDNDDRRGQARSHTLWIPRALQALAWVMRLVPRPVWRHMPR; the protein is encoded by the coding sequence GTGGCTGGCGTACTGATCTTGGGCGGGCGCAGCGATATCGGCGGCGAAATCGCCCAGCGCGTGGCCCGTGGCAACGACATCGTCCTCGCCGCGCGCGGGACGCATGGGCTTGAGGAGATTACCTCCCAGCTAAAGGCCGCTGGTGCGCGCAGCGTCCACCAGCTGTCCTTTGACGCGGAGGACTTTTCCCAGCACCGCCAGATCTTTGCCGAGGCCAAGGAACGCGTCGGCGCCATTGAACTGACGGTGGTCGCCTTTGGCATCCTGGGGGATCAAGATAGGGCGGACACCGATCCTGCCCACGCGGCACAGATCGCCACCATCGACTACACCGCCCAGGTCTCCGTGCTCACGGTGGCGGCGCAATCGATGCCGCGTGGCCATATCGTGGCCTTTTCCTCCATCGCTGGCTGGCGGGCGCGGCGCGCCAATTATGTCTACGGTTCCACCAAGGCTGGCCTGGATGCTTTTTGCCAGGGCCTTGCGGATAGGTTGCACGGCAGCGGGCTCGGGCTGATTACCGCGCGCCCCGGGTTCGTCATTGGATCCATGACCCAAGGAATGAAACCGGCCCCGCTATCGGTGCGGCCAGGCGATGTCGCCGATGCCGTCGTTGCCTGCATTGATAACGACGACCGCCGCGGTCAGGCGCGCAGCCACACCCTGTGGATCCCAAGGGCGCTGCAAGCCTTGGCATGGGTCATGCGGTTGGTGCCCCGACCCGTGTGGCGGCACATGCCGCGTTAG
- a CDS encoding M24 family metallopeptidase, giving the protein MTTQAFSPEVYSRRLSAAQEAAAQQGIDLLLIGTGPDFAYLTGSWVSSHERLTVLAVPQSGTPWIVSPNTDITDIKSAPVGKLDVELRGWNDGDNPYELALEGAASINKVALGQSLTADHILQFQGLVSDADYVLATYALAELFTRKDEAEIAELRKAGQAIDAVHAKVPELLQPGRTEAEVAHELEKLILEEHSIIDFVIVGSGPNGANPHHSFSDRKLAAGEPVVVDLGGTLPSGYHSDCTRTYVVGGDLSQAPQDFQDAYAVLYDAQAAARAAAKPGSTAEEIDGVARKAITDAGWGDKFVHRTGHGIGLSTHEEPFIMEGNDLALEEGMAFSIEPGIYLEGQWGMRLEDIVVLTKDGYESLNVVEREVR; this is encoded by the coding sequence ATGACTACTCAGGCTTTTTCTCCCGAAGTATATTCGCGCCGGCTCTCGGCAGCGCAGGAAGCGGCCGCCCAGCAGGGCATTGACCTTTTGCTGATTGGCACCGGCCCCGATTTCGCCTACTTGACCGGTTCGTGGGTATCGTCCCACGAGCGCCTGACGGTGTTGGCCGTTCCCCAAAGCGGCACGCCGTGGATCGTCTCGCCGAATACGGATATTACGGATATTAAATCGGCGCCCGTCGGCAAGCTGGATGTGGAGCTGCGCGGGTGGAATGACGGCGATAATCCCTACGAGCTCGCCCTTGAGGGCGCTGCGTCAATCAACAAGGTCGCGCTGGGCCAATCCCTGACGGCGGATCATATTTTGCAGTTCCAGGGGCTCGTATCTGATGCAGACTACGTTCTTGCCACCTACGCGCTGGCAGAGCTGTTTACCCGCAAGGACGAAGCGGAAATCGCGGAGCTGCGCAAAGCCGGCCAGGCCATCGACGCCGTGCACGCCAAGGTCCCCGAGCTCCTGCAGCCCGGCCGCACCGAGGCCGAGGTGGCCCATGAACTGGAAAAGCTCATCCTCGAAGAGCATTCCATCATTGACTTCGTCATCGTGGGCTCCGGCCCTAATGGCGCCAATCCGCACCACAGCTTCTCCGACCGGAAGCTGGCTGCGGGCGAGCCCGTCGTCGTGGATCTCGGGGGCACCTTGCCCTCCGGCTACCACTCCGATTGCACCCGCACCTACGTCGTAGGCGGCGATCTCAGCCAGGCGCCGCAGGACTTCCAGGACGCCTATGCCGTGCTTTACGATGCCCAAGCGGCCGCCCGCGCCGCCGCCAAGCCCGGCAGCACGGCCGAAGAAATCGACGGGGTTGCTAGGAAGGCTATTACCGATGCCGGCTGGGGCGATAAATTCGTTCACCGCACCGGCCACGGTATTGGTCTCTCGACCCACGAGGAGCCCTTCATCATGGAAGGAAATGACCTAGCGCTGGAAGAGGGCATGGCCTTTTCCATCGAGCCAGGCATTTACCTAGAAGGCCAGTGGGGCATGCGCCTCGAGGACATCGTGGTGCTGACCAAGGATGGCTACGAGTCCCTCAACGTCGTTGAACGCGAAGTGCGCTAA
- a CDS encoding DEAD/DEAH box helicase, whose translation MTETHLDTFAAGLPYPLDEFQVQGCEAVENGQGVLVCAPTGAGKTVVGEFAVSLALSRGTKCFYTTPIKALSNQKYHDLVAEHGDDAVGLLTGDVSINADAEIVVMTTEVLRNMIYADSPALDRLTHVVMDEIHFLADASRGAVWEEVILNLADHVSIIGLSATVSNSEEFGEWLATVRGDTSVIVTEHRPVPLDQWMMLGRKIYPLFEPESGGQVNSELERRIQRLEAGDSDDGRADYKSGKGFRARARHKGGGRSEFHGKAGGRSGSSRPQDRYRPLGRPEVLKVLQSQDMLPAITFIFSRAGCDGALYQCLRSRMVLTTQEEAEEIKAIVDAGVEGIPEEDLQVLDFRRWREALSRGFAAHHAGMLPAFRHIVEDLFVRGLVRAVFATETLALGINMPARTVVLEKLIKFNGEAHVDLTPGQYTQLTGRAGRRGIDTLGNAVVQWAPAMDPRFVAGLASTRTYPLISTFAPGYNMAINLLGMHGFEDSLRLLEKSFAQFQADGSVVEETRELERAEHRVRELREQLDDAVDALAPPAKDGEDPAEVLMDYIRLRRELTAEEKQSKVDKEHQRTQEVVAVLARLQLGDVIAIAGKKRPTLAAVVTPANQTEDPRPWVTTESGWSGRIDATGISNPPIQLGRIKIPKPVRKNPRRNTKYIQDIFYREKFDRPKRMKSKPRLRPNKRVGELRDAIREHPAHEWPATDREQLAGVAQKLARRERDLEKLQAKVDKATDTLGRTFERIVDLLAEMDYVEFSGAGSDRTPVITEEGERLAKIHSESDLLVAQCLKRGIWDELDPAELAGVASLCCFENRKATGGQPEAATDRMADAMNATWRIYTELGADERRHRLPPTREPEAGFALAIHQWAAGAPLGYCMAAANEAGAELTPGDFVRWCRQVVDLLQQIAKTGYDGQIQRNARRAMDAIQRGVVAIGA comes from the coding sequence ATGACTGAGACTCACCTGGATACCTTTGCTGCCGGCCTCCCATACCCCTTGGATGAGTTCCAGGTGCAGGGGTGTGAGGCGGTAGAAAATGGCCAAGGGGTGCTCGTTTGTGCCCCTACCGGTGCAGGTAAAACCGTCGTTGGCGAGTTCGCCGTTTCTTTGGCCCTAAGCCGCGGCACGAAGTGCTTTTATACCACCCCGATTAAGGCGCTGAGCAACCAGAAATACCACGACCTCGTTGCTGAGCACGGCGATGATGCCGTTGGTCTGCTCACTGGCGATGTCTCTATCAACGCCGATGCCGAAATCGTCGTCATGACCACCGAGGTGCTGCGGAATATGATCTACGCGGATTCTCCCGCGCTGGATAGGCTTACCCACGTGGTCATGGATGAAATCCACTTCCTTGCGGATGCCTCCCGCGGTGCGGTCTGGGAGGAAGTCATCTTGAACTTGGCGGACCACGTATCCATCATTGGACTATCTGCCACCGTGTCCAATTCCGAGGAATTCGGTGAATGGCTCGCTACGGTCCGGGGTGATACCTCGGTCATTGTGACCGAACACCGTCCAGTCCCGCTCGATCAATGGATGATGTTGGGCCGCAAGATTTATCCGCTCTTTGAGCCGGAATCCGGCGGCCAGGTCAATTCTGAGTTAGAGCGCCGCATTCAGCGCTTGGAGGCAGGCGATAGCGATGATGGGCGCGCGGACTATAAATCTGGCAAGGGTTTTCGCGCGAGGGCGCGCCACAAAGGCGGCGGGCGCAGCGAATTCCACGGGAAGGCAGGCGGGCGTTCCGGTTCTTCCCGCCCGCAAGATCGCTACCGCCCCTTAGGGCGCCCGGAGGTGCTCAAGGTGCTGCAATCGCAAGATATGCTGCCCGCGATTACCTTTATTTTTTCCCGCGCCGGTTGCGATGGCGCCCTCTATCAGTGCCTGCGCAGCAGGATGGTGTTGACGACGCAAGAGGAAGCAGAAGAGATCAAGGCCATCGTCGATGCCGGCGTCGAAGGCATCCCAGAGGAGGACTTGCAGGTCTTGGATTTCCGTCGGTGGCGCGAGGCGCTTTCGCGCGGTTTTGCCGCCCACCACGCAGGGATGCTCCCGGCGTTTCGCCACATCGTAGAAGATCTCTTCGTCCGCGGTTTGGTGCGCGCCGTATTCGCTACCGAAACCCTTGCCCTGGGCATTAATATGCCCGCTCGCACGGTGGTGCTCGAAAAGCTCATTAAGTTCAATGGAGAGGCGCACGTCGATCTCACGCCGGGCCAATACACGCAGCTGACTGGGCGCGCTGGCCGGCGTGGAATCGATACCCTGGGCAACGCGGTCGTGCAGTGGGCACCGGCTATGGATCCGCGTTTTGTCGCCGGTTTGGCATCGACCCGCACGTATCCGCTTATTTCCACGTTTGCGCCGGGCTATAACATGGCCATTAACCTGTTGGGCATGCACGGTTTTGAGGACTCGCTGCGGTTGCTGGAAAAGTCCTTCGCGCAGTTCCAAGCCGATGGCTCCGTGGTGGAAGAGACCCGCGAATTAGAGCGCGCGGAGCATCGCGTGCGCGAGTTGCGGGAGCAGCTTGATGATGCGGTGGATGCCCTCGCACCACCAGCCAAGGACGGCGAAGATCCCGCCGAGGTGCTCATGGATTATATCCGGTTGCGCCGCGAGCTGACGGCGGAAGAAAAACAATCCAAGGTTGATAAGGAACACCAACGCACCCAGGAAGTGGTCGCGGTGCTTGCCCGCCTGCAATTAGGTGATGTCATCGCGATTGCCGGAAAGAAGCGGCCCACCCTTGCCGCGGTGGTCACCCCGGCTAATCAGACTGAGGATCCACGCCCGTGGGTGACCACGGAATCTGGGTGGTCTGGGCGCATCGATGCCACCGGGATTAGCAATCCACCGATTCAGCTGGGCCGTATAAAGATCCCGAAGCCGGTGCGGAAGAATCCGCGGCGCAATACCAAGTACATCCAGGATATCTTCTACCGCGAAAAGTTTGACCGCCCGAAGCGGATGAAGTCGAAGCCACGTTTGCGACCAAATAAGCGGGTAGGTGAGTTGCGCGATGCCATTCGCGAGCACCCTGCGCACGAGTGGCCCGCCACCGATAGGGAGCAACTGGCCGGGGTGGCGCAGAAGTTGGCGCGGCGCGAGCGCGACCTCGAAAAGCTGCAGGCCAAGGTGGATAAGGCAACCGATACATTGGGTCGCACCTTTGAGCGTATCGTGGATCTGCTCGCGGAGATGGACTATGTCGAGTTCTCTGGTGCCGGCAGCGATCGCACGCCGGTCATCACTGAGGAAGGCGAGCGCCTGGCAAAGATTCATAGCGAATCCGATCTGCTCGTTGCCCAATGCCTGAAGCGAGGCATTTGGGATGAGCTGGATCCGGCGGAATTGGCCGGCGTTGCATCTCTGTGCTGCTTTGAAAATAGGAAGGCCACTGGGGGCCAGCCGGAAGCGGCAACGGACCGCATGGCCGATGCCATGAATGCGACCTGGCGCATCTACACCGAGCTCGGCGCGGATGAACGCCGCCACCGCTTGCCCCCGACGCGCGAGCCGGAAGCCGGCTTTGCGCTGGCCATTCACCAGTGGGCGGCGGGTGCGCCCTTGGGCTATTGCATGGCGGCGGCCAATGAGGCGGGCGCGGAGCTTACTCCCGGTGATTTCGTGCGGTGGTGCCGCCAAGTTGTGGACCTCCTGCAGCAAATTGCCAAGACTGGCTACGATGGCCAGATTCAGCGCAATGCGCGCCGCGCAATGGATGCCATCCAACGCGGGGTCGTCGCGATCGGGGCTTAA
- the tatC gene encoding twin-arginine translocase subunit TatC, whose product MSSQSHPAGEPGTRVRRKRRGFSRKPKNPTGEMTLVQHLQELRRRIIISLLALVIGAIIGFIWYQQAPFRIPPLGEILREPYCSLPEDKRANFNNDGECRLLATSPFEMLILRLKVGTLAGTVLSSPVWLYQVWAFIVPGLHKNERRYTLSFVAVAVFLFLVGAILAYFILSVGLEFLIGIGAEYQTAALTGERYFYFLLALLLIFGISFEIPLLIVSLNLIGVLEYNHVKDKRRIIIVAVMIFAAFVTPGQDPFTMVVLSACLLLLIEIAFQFCRVHDKRQNRERPAWMDLDDESASALDEGPTGVGGPAPVDAPSGVYASPKPAAPSASAQTVRAENRASDSNSQQAGERKGPHRPTDEGGFFDDVL is encoded by the coding sequence ATGTCCTCACAGTCCCACCCTGCCGGCGAACCAGGAACCCGCGTGCGCCGCAAGCGGCGAGGTTTTTCACGCAAGCCCAAGAACCCGACGGGCGAGATGACCTTAGTGCAGCACCTGCAAGAGCTGCGGCGAAGGATCATCATCTCCTTGCTGGCCTTGGTCATCGGCGCGATCATCGGTTTCATTTGGTATCAGCAGGCGCCCTTCCGGATTCCGCCGCTGGGAGAAATCCTGCGCGAACCGTATTGCTCTTTGCCGGAAGATAAGCGGGCCAATTTCAATAACGATGGCGAATGCCGCTTGCTTGCCACCAGCCCCTTCGAGATGCTGATTTTGCGCCTGAAGGTCGGCACCTTGGCAGGCACGGTGCTTTCATCCCCGGTCTGGCTCTACCAGGTGTGGGCATTCATCGTCCCTGGGCTGCATAAGAATGAGCGCCGCTATACCTTAAGCTTCGTCGCTGTGGCCGTCTTCCTGTTCTTGGTGGGCGCCATCTTGGCCTACTTCATCTTGTCCGTGGGCCTAGAATTCCTCATCGGCATCGGCGCCGAGTATCAAACAGCAGCATTAACCGGTGAGCGATACTTCTACTTTCTCTTGGCGCTCTTGCTCATCTTCGGCATCAGCTTCGAGATTCCGCTGTTGATCGTCTCGCTCAACCTCATTGGCGTCTTGGAATATAACCACGTCAAGGACAAGCGCCGCATTATCATCGTCGCCGTGATGATCTTCGCCGCCTTCGTGACTCCGGGCCAAGATCCCTTCACGATGGTGGTCTTGTCCGCCTGCCTCTTGTTGCTTATTGAGATTGCATTCCAGTTCTGCCGCGTTCACGATAAACGCCAGAACCGTGAGCGCCCTGCGTGGATGGATCTCGATGATGAATCCGCGTCCGCGCTTGATGAGGGCCCCACGGGCGTAGGCGGGCCCGCGCCTGTCGATGCCCCCTCGGGAGTGTATGCCTCGCCAAAGCCCGCGGCACCCAGCGCGTCAGCGCAGACTGTCCGCGCGGAAAATCGTGCGTCAGATAGCAACTCGCAGCAGGCTGGGGAGCGCAAGGGGCCGCACCGGCCTACCGATGAAGGCGGCTTTTTCGACGACGTGCTTTAA
- the tatA gene encoding Sec-independent protein translocase subunit TatA: MTLGPLEIGLIVLVIILLFGAKKLPDLARSMGRSMRIFKSEVNEMQSEDSKRSEAQAQLSQKRQQSDEEFWNRPDMQPGHQQGNSSSQN; encoded by the coding sequence ATGACCTTAGGACCATTGGAAATCGGCCTGATTGTTCTTGTCATCATCTTGCTATTTGGCGCGAAGAAATTGCCCGATCTTGCTCGTTCCATGGGCCGTTCGATGCGCATTTTCAAATCCGAGGTCAATGAAATGCAATCGGAGGACTCCAAGCGCTCTGAGGCGCAAGCTCAATTGAGCCAGAAGCGCCAGCAGTCCGATGAGGAGTTCTGGAACCGCCCGGATATGCAACCTGGCCACCAGCAGGGAAACTCTTCCTCTCAGAATTAA
- a CDS encoding helix-turn-helix transcriptional regulator, whose amino-acid sequence MADGSHKLQALVRSLNLIPYFQNHPDKTPMEAAADLGMDPGELKDAVDRLFCSGTGRNTEELIDLSFSYRDGVTIYNDQGLGQALRLTPTEAGALLLTLESLEAMPGLLDARAIKSAAEKLRSIMDERTLSIYDTLSTVDPQESDIQATLNRGLNEKRRIRMRYWSASSNKETERLVDPARIFIVDAEPYLAAWEEEKQGHRTFRIDRIKHAELTEETAHPRLKELDFDAAAPFNLGTADSVELAIREEFTWLAEYYDMQLGKRLENGTIAATMQVGSVDWVVRFALGQADRLRVIAPQSIVNLIAERGNAALKGYT is encoded by the coding sequence ATGGCCGATGGATCTCATAAACTGCAGGCGCTCGTCCGGTCGCTCAACCTCATCCCATATTTTCAAAACCATCCGGATAAAACCCCGATGGAGGCGGCCGCGGATTTGGGGATGGACCCAGGAGAGCTCAAAGATGCCGTGGACCGGCTATTTTGCTCTGGGACCGGGCGCAATACCGAAGAGCTCATCGATCTCTCTTTCAGCTACCGCGATGGGGTCACCATCTACAACGACCAAGGGCTGGGACAAGCATTGCGGCTTACCCCAACCGAGGCCGGCGCACTCCTGCTTACCCTAGAATCCCTCGAGGCTATGCCCGGGCTGCTGGATGCCAGAGCGATTAAGTCGGCCGCGGAAAAATTGCGCTCCATTATGGATGAGCGCACGCTGAGCATTTATGACACATTATCGACGGTGGACCCGCAAGAATCCGATATCCAGGCAACCTTAAACCGCGGGCTCAATGAAAAACGGCGCATCCGGATGCGCTATTGGAGTGCTTCATCTAATAAGGAAACCGAGCGCCTAGTTGATCCGGCCCGGATCTTCATCGTGGATGCGGAGCCTTATCTCGCGGCGTGGGAGGAAGAAAAGCAGGGGCACAGGACCTTCCGCATCGACCGCATCAAGCATGCCGAATTGACCGAGGAAACCGCTCATCCGCGTCTCAAGGAGTTGGATTTCGACGCTGCGGCACCCTTTAATTTAGGTACGGCGGATTCCGTGGAATTAGCCATCCGCGAAGAATTCACCTGGTTGGCAGAATACTACGACATGCAACTAGGAAAACGCCTAGAAAACGGCACCATAGCTGCGACAATGCAGGTGGGATCGGTAGATTGGGTGGTTCGTTTCGCCCTCGGTCAGGCAGATAGGTTACGCGTTATAGCCCCGCAATCTATCGTGAATCTCATTGCGGAACGCGGGAATGCCGCGTTGAAGGGCTATACTTAA
- a CDS encoding helix-turn-helix transcriptional regulator: MVASRSTPSRQDAAVERLTNLSFALQGVANSGGSPDRSAAWIRSHVAGYSDKSDEAFTKALARDIATLQRAGVPIVHTGGEDGASYRLDQSNYQLPPVEFSPEEAMVLGIAGGVGTPGGLSDFSLSGWTKIAASGASRNLEGAPVYTAVNDITRLAPEVITFVLAAVRNKVRITFAYRPHPAAETVRRTMDPWGVVNHQSRIYIVGFDVDRAAPRVFRALRLSDIKRSHQPAEHIEPTVDIDKLVKEALQRGEKVDATLHIPEGQAQELESAGERTAEGTVVLTGVQKDWLVRTAAGYAPEVKVLDPPEVRTDIINLLRTAANHNGAE; encoded by the coding sequence GTGGTGGCATCACGATCCACGCCGAGCCGGCAGGATGCGGCGGTAGAAAGGCTCACCAACCTATCCTTTGCGCTGCAAGGAGTGGCGAATTCGGGTGGTTCACCGGACCGCTCCGCGGCCTGGATCCGCAGCCACGTCGCAGGTTATAGCGATAAATCCGACGAGGCTTTTACCAAGGCGCTGGCTCGCGATATCGCCACCTTGCAACGCGCCGGAGTCCCCATCGTGCACACCGGTGGGGAAGACGGCGCCTCGTACCGCCTCGACCAAAGCAATTACCAGCTCCCGCCGGTGGAATTTTCACCGGAAGAAGCGATGGTGCTTGGCATCGCAGGGGGAGTGGGAACCCCTGGTGGCTTGAGCGATTTCTCCCTGTCCGGGTGGACCAAGATTGCCGCCTCGGGTGCTTCCCGGAACCTGGAGGGCGCGCCCGTTTATACCGCGGTCAATGACATCACCCGCCTCGCACCCGAGGTCATCACCTTCGTCCTGGCCGCCGTGCGTAATAAAGTCCGCATTACCTTTGCCTACCGCCCCCATCCGGCAGCAGAGACCGTGCGCCGCACCATGGATCCCTGGGGAGTGGTCAACCATCAAAGCCGCATCTATATCGTTGGCTTTGATGTGGACCGCGCCGCCCCGCGCGTCTTCCGCGCCTTAAGGCTTTCCGATATCAAAAGGTCCCACCAGCCGGCTGAGCATATCGAGCCGACGGTGGACATCGACAAGCTCGTCAAAGAGGCGCTACAGCGTGGCGAAAAGGTGGACGCGACCCTGCATATCCCTGAAGGTCAAGCCCAAGAGCTAGAAAGCGCGGGGGAGCGCACCGCCGAAGGCACCGTAGTGCTGACCGGGGTCCAAAAAGATTGGTTGGTGCGCACCGCAGCGGGCTATGCCCCAGAAGTAAAAGTGCTCGATCCCCCTGAGGTGCGCACTGACATCATTAACCTATTGCGCACAGCCGCCAACCACAACGGAGCTGAGTAA